Proteins encoded in a region of the Terriglobia bacterium genome:
- a CDS encoding DUF1698 domain-containing protein: MKLKHWFKSLISETLPKKIEPVHGCHLNSAQRVSEGDLRRIIQKIEELKPWFHNYEIASGVWTNPSGAQPGIEYPLARWRLVETLLPDVKGKSCLDIACSSGFFSLKLKELGAGYVLGLDMGEQPQAIEQARFAADTLGLDVDFRSLSAYDVATLGRKFDIVLFMGLFYHLRHPLVALEAARAVCSKTMIFQTITTGHHQRKLTERRRAARNLELNSPMMSDGQVPSLHFVEGALNGDGSCWFVPNIDGAAAILRSCGFTLEQMICTNDHDVIVRCG; encoded by the coding sequence GTGAAGCTTAAACATTGGTTTAAGTCTCTGATCTCGGAGACTCTGCCGAAGAAAATCGAGCCTGTCCATGGCTGCCATTTGAACTCAGCACAGAGAGTCTCAGAGGGTGATCTCCGCAGAATCATCCAGAAAATAGAAGAACTCAAACCCTGGTTTCACAACTACGAAATTGCTTCCGGAGTGTGGACCAATCCTTCAGGTGCACAACCAGGCATTGAGTATCCGCTCGCACGATGGAGACTTGTCGAGACCCTGTTGCCGGACGTTAAGGGAAAATCCTGTTTGGATATTGCCTGCAGCTCCGGCTTCTTCTCGCTGAAATTGAAGGAACTCGGCGCAGGGTACGTCCTTGGCCTGGATATGGGAGAACAACCGCAAGCAATCGAGCAGGCTCGGTTCGCCGCGGATACATTGGGATTGGATGTCGATTTCCGCAGCTTGTCTGCTTACGATGTCGCCACTCTCGGAAGGAAGTTTGACATCGTGTTATTCATGGGCTTGTTCTATCACCTTCGACACCCGCTGGTTGCGCTGGAAGCTGCCCGTGCTGTCTGTTCGAAAACGATGATCTTCCAGACGATCACAACCGGACATCATCAACGAAAACTAACAGAAAGACGACGCGCAGCAAGGAATCTTGAACTCAATTCACCTATGATGTCCGACGGTCAAGTCCCGTCCCTGCATTTCGTGGAAGGCGCATTGAACGGCGACGGAAGTTGCTGGTTCGTTCCGAACATCGATGGAGCGGCCGCCATTCTTCGTTCCTGTGGTTTCACTCTCGAACAGATGATATGTACGAACGATCACGACGTGATCGTTCGTTGTGGCTAG
- a CDS encoding DMT family transporter encodes MRPASKALLQIHFCVFLWGFTAILGKAITLSALPLVWWRMLIVTAALVIVPGFWRGLAKLSGHSVAVYLGIGLVVAMHWLTFYGSIKLSNASVAATCMAFTSVFIAFFEPFMIRRPFDVREIFFGLAIIPGVALLVGGTPAHMRTGLAVGVLSAFLAAMFGILNKLFIHRGAALTITGLEMAAGAICFAIIAPILPAASVFVVPTRHDAVLLLTLALACTLAPFALSLVALRHISAFTTALALNMEPVYAIVLAILIFREEQQLTPGFYLGVVVVLAVVFAHSVVSSRGERSPVGITPNLQ; translated from the coding sequence ATGAGGCCGGCCAGTAAGGCGCTCCTGCAGATTCATTTCTGTGTTTTCCTCTGGGGTTTCACCGCAATTCTGGGTAAAGCCATCACGTTGTCGGCGTTGCCGCTGGTCTGGTGGCGGATGCTGATTGTTACAGCGGCTTTGGTGATCGTACCGGGATTCTGGCGGGGACTGGCGAAGCTCTCTGGACATTCGGTGGCGGTATATCTGGGAATCGGTCTGGTTGTGGCGATGCACTGGCTGACGTTCTACGGTTCGATCAAGCTGTCGAATGCCTCCGTCGCGGCGACCTGCATGGCATTCACGTCCGTGTTCATTGCATTCTTCGAGCCTTTCATGATCCGGCGGCCATTCGATGTGAGGGAGATATTCTTCGGTCTCGCCATCATTCCCGGCGTCGCGTTACTGGTGGGCGGCACACCGGCACATATGAGGACCGGCCTGGCTGTGGGCGTGCTTTCGGCTTTCCTCGCCGCCATGTTCGGTATCCTGAACAAGCTCTTCATTCATCGCGGGGCGGCGCTGACTATTACCGGGTTGGAAATGGCTGCCGGCGCCATTTGCTTTGCGATCATCGCGCCGATTCTCCCTGCAGCGTCGGTTTTCGTTGTGCCGACCCGTCACGACGCAGTGCTGCTCTTGACGCTTGCTCTGGCTTGCACGCTCGCGCCATTCGCGTTATCGCTGGTTGCTCTCCGTCATATCTCGGCCTTCACGACCGCACTCGCTCTCAACATGGAGCCGGTGTACGCGATCGTGCTGGCGATCCTGATATTCCGGGAGGAACAACAATTGACGCCGGGATTTTATTTAGGCGTCGTCGTTGTTCTCGCCGTTGTTTTCGCTCACTCGGTCGTGAGTTCCCGCGGCGAAAGATCCCCTGTGGGCATCACCCCGAACCTCCAGTAA